In Anopheles gambiae chromosome 2, idAnoGambNW_F1_1, whole genome shotgun sequence, a single window of DNA contains:
- the LOC1281493 gene encoding alkaline phosphatase, with product MLYRLLCVYLALVGGLVSTSPLHHEAEEEYDPMHPQRFLFADLAPTASTDQRAKRSSASMPKLRFEPPSPNEQHAQYWNNVAQDILDRQLHKNRLNRKVAKNVIMFLGDGLSIPTLAATRVYLGDESTELSFERFPYVGLSKTYCANVQVADSACTATAYLAGVKANYGTIGLTAAAALGDCQAQNDTSNHVHSIAKWAQDAGLSTGFVTTTEVTNASPAGIYAHTANRNWEYNGAIEKDGFDPAVCQDIASQLIHGEVGKHMQVIMGGGRREFLPTHETDIDGIRGRRTDGEDLIKHWQHHHSHHRSAYVQNRVQLLETNTAHGETDYLLGLFSSKHLPYHLDADEQQIPTLSEMVSTAMDILERNDNGYFLFVEGGRIDHGHHYTQPIRAFDETVEFAKAIEMARSRTSQDNTLIVVTADHSHTMTMSGYSSRKNDILGVNNGQRADDELPYATISYANGPGYDRNVQREARLDLNRVDMRDKSFAFPSTVPLGLETHGGDDVAVFASGPWAHLFSGTYEQHFIPHAMAYAGCIGPGRTACTEQQS from the exons ATGCTGTACCGGCTGCTGTGCGTCTATCTAGCTTTGGTCGGTGGCCTAGTTTCGACGTCACCATTGCACCATGAAGCTGAGGAAG AATACGACCCAATGCATCCCCAGCGGTTTCTGTTCGCGGATCTCGCGCCAACGGCATCTACCGACCAGCGCGCCAAGCGCTCGTCCGCATCGATGCCTAAACTGCGCTTCGAGCCTCCATCCCCAAACGAGCAGCATGCCCAGTACTGGAACAACGTGGCACAGGACATACTCGACCGGCAGCTGCACAAGAACAGGCTGAACCGGAAGGTGGCCAAGAATGTAATCATGTTCCTGGGTGATGGACTCTCCATCCCAACGCTGGCCGCAACGCGCGTCTACCTCGGTGACGAAAGCACGGAGCTGTCGTTTGAGCGGTTCCCGTACGTGGGACTTTCCAAG ACATACTGCGCCAATGTACAGGTTGCTGATTCGGCCTGCACCGCAACTGCCTACCTGGCCGGAGTGAAGGCTAACTACGGAACCATCGGCCTTACGGCCGCGGCTGCCCTCGGGGACTGTCAAGCGCAGAACGATACCTCCAACCATGTACATTCGATTGCAAAATGGGCCCAGGACGCTGGGCTTTCTACCG GATTCGTAACGACCACGGAAGTGACGAATGCTTCCCCAGCTGGGATATATGCCCACACGGCCAATCGAAACTGGGAGTATAACGGTGCCATCGAGAAGGACGGCTTTGATCCTGCCGTTTGCCAAGATATTGCCTCCCAACTTATCCATGGCGAGGTCGGCAAACATATGCAA GTTATTATGGGCGGAGGTCGTCGGGAGTTCCTGCCAACCCACGAAACCGACATCGACGGCATCCGGGGAAGGCGCACCGATGGAGAGGATTTAATTAAACACTGGCAACATCATCATTCCCATCACCGATCTGCATACGTGCAGAACCGTGTCCAATTACTCGAG ACCAACACTGCGCACGGTGAGACGGACTATTTGCTTGGCCTGTTTAGCAGCAAGCATCTTCCCTACCATCTGGACGCGGACGAACAGCAGATCCCCACGCTGTCCGAGATGGTATCAACCGCGATGGACATCCTCGAGCGCAACGACAATGGATACTTTCTATTTGTGGAAG gCGGCCGGATTGATCATGGGCATCATTACACACAGCCGATAAGAGCGTTCGACGAGACGGTCGAGTTCGCTAAAGCTATCGAGATGGCACGCAGCCGCACGAGCCAGGATAATACACTGATTGTCGTAACGGCGGACCACTCGCACACGATGACGATGAGCGGTTACTCG AGTCGCAAAAATGACATACTCGGAGTTAATAATGGCCAGCGGGCGGATGATGAGCTGCCGTACGCCACCATCAGCTACGCGAACGGACCTGGTTACGATCGGAACGTGCAGCGCGAAGCCCGGCTCGACCTGAACCGGGTCGACATGCGGGACAAATCGTTCGCCTTTCCGAGCACCGTACCGCTCGGGCTGGAAACACACGGCGGTGACGATGTGGCCGTATTTGCTAGCGGTCCTTGGGCGCATCTGTTCAGCGGTACCTACGAGCAGCATTTCATCCCGCACGCGATGGCCTACGCCGGATGCATTGGACCGGGTCGTACGGCCTGCACTGAGCAGCAATCGTAA